One window from the genome of Streptomyces cadmiisoli encodes:
- a CDS encoding LysR family transcriptional regulator: protein MVGAEDPAVHQLRSLLALAEELHFGRAATRLYLTQSALSQQIGTLERRLGVQLFTRTSRKVQLTPLGRALLPLVRNVVGAADELRDAARHSSAGDDGLVLRIGLTDCAATLTATRRVIATLTTLHRGLEVDLEVLDLVEQATALAVGRIDAAFVYGPVPAGFHAEPLTTEPRVVCLAASDPLARRPALRLADLADRPMVGLAPEISAVERRFWAMDPRPDGTRVRYTGHHVTRVESLLSAASFDGAIAFLPAVAAELFPRPDIRYRPVADLAPCTFGLVWPEPARENPNITALADLCRRLRDQGRLPAGTIQGPDEPTVPSGAGRKPSAPDAVPLPTR from the coding sequence ATGGTCGGCGCGGAAGATCCAGCCGTTCATCAACTGCGATCACTGCTGGCGCTGGCCGAGGAACTGCATTTCGGCCGTGCCGCCACACGGCTGTACCTCACTCAGTCCGCCCTCAGCCAGCAGATCGGCACACTGGAGCGGCGGCTGGGGGTCCAGTTGTTCACCCGCACCAGCCGCAAGGTGCAACTGACCCCGCTGGGCCGGGCTCTCCTGCCGCTGGTACGGAACGTGGTGGGAGCCGCGGACGAACTGCGGGACGCCGCACGGCACTCCTCGGCCGGCGACGACGGGCTGGTGCTGCGCATCGGGCTCACCGACTGCGCCGCCACCCTCACCGCCACCCGCCGGGTGATCGCCACCCTCACCACCCTGCACCGCGGTCTGGAGGTCGACCTCGAGGTGCTCGATCTGGTCGAGCAGGCGACGGCCCTGGCGGTGGGGCGGATCGACGCGGCGTTCGTCTACGGACCGGTGCCCGCAGGCTTTCACGCCGAGCCGCTGACCACCGAGCCGCGCGTGGTGTGCCTCGCCGCCTCCGACCCGCTCGCGCGGCGGCCGGCCCTGCGCCTCGCGGATCTCGCCGACCGCCCCATGGTGGGACTGGCGCCGGAGATCTCCGCCGTCGAACGACGGTTCTGGGCCATGGATCCCCGCCCCGACGGCACCCGCGTGCGCTACACCGGCCACCACGTCACGCGGGTCGAGTCCCTGCTGTCCGCCGCCTCCTTCGACGGGGCCATCGCCTTCCTGCCCGCCGTGGCCGCCGAGTTGTTCCCCCGCCCCGACATCCGCTACCGCCCCGTCGCCGACCTGGCACCGTGCACCTTCGGCCTGGTCTGGCCCGAGCCGGCGCGGGAGAACCCCAACATCACCGCCCTGGCGGACCTCTGCCGCCGCCTGCGCGACCAGGGCCGGCTGCCGGCGGGAACCATCCAGGGGCCCGACGAGCCGACGGTGCCGTCCGGGGCGGGACGGAAGCCGAGCGCACCGGACGCGGTCCCGCTGCCGACGCGCTGA
- a CDS encoding AfsR/SARP family transcriptional regulator: MREPLQFRLLGPLEIWMGGRRVQLTAPRLQSTLGMLLVRANRVVSVEHLAQCVWEERQPADPANQIAVCISKLRGRFSRLGLSHELITTEPPGYLLTTRGVELDTHLVHTLRAEAERCVAAGDRGRAVALLEEALSQWRGPLLAGLTRQAWQAEVSAWEEERVTLRVKWAELQLELGRYEPLIGELTAFVQQNPFFERPRAQLMTALYLSGRQADALRLFRETSRMLDRELAVTPGPELQRLHQEILRGAVPAEPSATELRLPAGPPPAPVGGPAAPHAEAVVPREALGVDRPATDRPTPGRPGPALSAGPCLLPSDIDDFVGREREIATLVERLAPSRGQVPLVEVVGAGGTGKTALAVHVAHALRPQFPDGQLYINLRGMDDDPVAPEEALARLLAELSTAGSVLPEGLDQRSEKYRALLADQRILVVLDNAADAAQIRPLLPGTGSCAVIVTGRSRVASSFATHVVELGILSREHALELLRRVAGPERPTAEPEAARRLVDYCGWLPLAVSIVAAKLAAKPHWTLERVAARLADEQRRLDELEHDSLAVRTTFALSYQGISADARTLLRRLALLPVPDFSDWPASPLVGLDAHETEKLIEELVDARLVEVVGTDRAGQLRYRIHDLLRLFGLERAAGTDAHPELREAVSRTARAALARADLAHRTVCGGDYTVVRSTVPRPDTARRARELTRDERAASLDWYESERLTITALVKRAAEYGLDGLAWDLAAVCRCLFSTRGHHDEWLTTHRWALRAVRESGSGRGRAALLLGLGDLHLTKRHHAEARACLEEAHRTFLDVGDEYGAALALRRSGYVDRLLGRYEQALERWRGCLPALRAAGDLQAQVQVQRQLGLTLLELHDLDGAEPHLKEAEDLTCRFHGRGAGQVRLALADLLRARRRLDEAETEYLTARELTDAIGDVVGSGYAHFGLGIVALERGEPTAAERLLDVCVESAREVGDPLLEALGLFGLSAAHGHSARPREAEVLLDRSARLYRDLGTPVRYARCLYAQAGVIAQRDGDPVVVSALRARAAAAVASTGSPLAARAFAENTRPHYPFVL; the protein is encoded by the coding sequence ATGCGCGAGCCGCTCCAGTTCCGTTTACTGGGACCGCTGGAGATATGGATGGGCGGTCGGCGGGTGCAACTGACCGCGCCGCGGCTGCAAAGCACGCTGGGCATGCTGCTGGTGCGGGCGAACCGAGTGGTCTCCGTGGAGCATCTGGCGCAGTGCGTCTGGGAGGAACGGCAGCCCGCCGATCCGGCCAATCAGATCGCCGTGTGCATCTCGAAACTGCGCGGACGCTTCTCCCGACTCGGCCTGAGCCATGAACTGATCACCACCGAGCCGCCCGGCTACCTCCTCACCACCCGGGGCGTCGAACTGGACACCCACCTGGTCCACACTCTGCGTGCCGAGGCGGAGCGGTGCGTGGCGGCGGGGGATCGCGGCCGGGCAGTCGCCCTCCTCGAGGAGGCGCTGTCCCAGTGGCGCGGACCACTGCTGGCGGGGCTGACCCGGCAGGCCTGGCAGGCGGAGGTGAGCGCCTGGGAGGAGGAGCGGGTCACGTTGCGCGTCAAGTGGGCCGAACTGCAACTGGAACTCGGCCGATACGAACCGCTCATCGGCGAACTCACCGCTTTCGTGCAGCAGAACCCCTTCTTCGAACGTCCCAGGGCCCAGCTGATGACCGCGTTGTACCTGTCCGGCCGGCAGGCCGACGCGCTGCGCCTGTTCCGGGAGACCTCCCGGATGCTCGACCGGGAACTCGCCGTGACACCGGGACCCGAACTGCAACGACTGCACCAGGAGATTCTGCGCGGGGCTGTCCCGGCGGAGCCTTCGGCGACCGAGCTCCGGCTGCCCGCCGGACCGCCCCCGGCACCCGTCGGCGGCCCCGCCGCCCCGCACGCCGAGGCCGTCGTACCCCGCGAGGCCCTCGGGGTCGACCGGCCGGCCACCGACCGGCCGACCCCGGGCCGGCCGGGCCCCGCCCTGTCGGCCGGCCCCTGTCTCCTCCCCAGCGACATCGACGACTTCGTCGGCCGCGAACGCGAGATCGCCACCCTGGTGGAGAGGCTCGCGCCCTCCCGCGGGCAGGTCCCGCTCGTGGAGGTGGTGGGCGCCGGCGGAACCGGGAAGACCGCCCTCGCCGTACATGTCGCGCACGCCCTGCGACCGCAGTTCCCCGACGGGCAGCTGTACATCAACCTGCGCGGAATGGACGACGACCCGGTCGCGCCCGAGGAGGCGCTGGCGCGGCTGCTGGCCGAGCTGAGCACCGCGGGGTCGGTCCTGCCCGAGGGGCTGGACCAGCGGTCGGAGAAGTACCGGGCGCTGCTCGCGGACCAACGGATCCTGGTCGTCCTCGACAACGCCGCCGACGCCGCCCAGATCCGGCCGCTGCTGCCCGGCACGGGAAGCTGCGCGGTGATCGTGACCGGCCGTTCCCGGGTCGCCTCGTCCTTCGCCACCCACGTGGTGGAGCTGGGCATCCTCTCCCGCGAGCACGCGCTGGAACTGCTGCGCCGGGTCGCCGGGCCGGAACGGCCCACCGCGGAACCGGAAGCGGCCCGGCGACTCGTGGACTACTGCGGTTGGCTGCCGCTCGCGGTGAGCATCGTGGCGGCGAAGCTGGCGGCCAAACCCCACTGGACCCTGGAGCGGGTCGCCGCGCGCCTGGCCGACGAGCAGCGCAGGCTGGACGAGCTGGAGCACGACAGCCTGGCCGTACGCACCACGTTCGCGCTGTCCTACCAGGGCATCAGCGCCGACGCCCGCACGCTGCTGCGAAGGCTCGCCCTGCTGCCCGTACCCGACTTCTCCGACTGGCCGGCCTCGCCGCTGGTTGGTCTGGACGCGCACGAGACGGAGAAGCTGATCGAGGAACTGGTCGACGCGCGTCTGGTCGAGGTCGTGGGCACGGACCGGGCGGGCCAGCTGCGCTACCGGATCCACGACCTGCTGCGGCTGTTCGGACTGGAGCGGGCCGCCGGGACCGACGCGCACCCCGAACTCCGGGAGGCGGTCTCCCGTACGGCTCGCGCCGCGCTGGCCCGCGCGGACCTGGCGCATCGCACGGTCTGCGGCGGCGACTACACCGTCGTGCGCAGCACCGTGCCGCGCCCCGACACGGCACGCAGGGCCCGTGAGCTCACGCGGGACGAGCGGGCGGCTTCGCTGGACTGGTACGAGTCGGAGCGGCTCACCATCACCGCGCTGGTCAAACGGGCCGCGGAGTACGGACTCGACGGACTCGCCTGGGACCTGGCCGCGGTGTGCCGCTGTCTGTTCAGCACGCGCGGGCACCACGACGAATGGCTGACGACCCACCGGTGGGCGCTGCGGGCCGTGCGGGAGAGCGGCAGCGGCCGGGGCCGGGCGGCCCTGCTGCTGGGGCTGGGCGATCTGCACCTCACCAAGCGGCACCACGCCGAGGCCCGCGCCTGCCTGGAGGAGGCCCACCGGACGTTCCTCGACGTCGGCGACGAGTACGGTGCGGCACTCGCGCTGCGTCGCTCGGGATACGTGGACCGGCTGCTCGGCCGCTACGAACAGGCGCTGGAGCGCTGGCGGGGCTGCCTGCCCGCCCTGCGGGCCGCCGGTGACCTCCAGGCCCAGGTGCAGGTGCAGCGCCAACTGGGCCTGACCCTCCTCGAACTGCACGACCTGGACGGCGCCGAGCCCCATCTGAAGGAGGCCGAGGACCTCACGTGCCGCTTCCACGGGCGTGGCGCCGGACAGGTGAGGCTGGCCCTCGCCGATCTCCTCCGGGCCCGGCGCCGGCTGGACGAGGCGGAGACGGAGTACCTGACGGCGCGGGAGCTGACGGACGCCATCGGCGATGTCGTCGGCAGCGGCTACGCGCACTTCGGGCTGGGGATCGTCGCCCTCGAACGAGGGGAGCCCACGGCGGCCGAGCGACTGCTCGACGTCTGCGTGGAGTCGGCGCGCGAGGTGGGCGATCCGCTGCTCGAAGCGCTCGGCCTGTTCGGTCTGTCGGCCGCCCACGGGCACAGTGCGAGGCCGCGGGAGGCCGAGGTGCTGCTGGACCGGTCGGCCCGCCTGTACCGGGACCTCGGAACACCGGTGCGCTACGCGCGTTGTCTGTACGCCCAGGCCGGGGTGATCGCGCAGCGGGACGGTGATCCCGTCGTCGTGTCCGCCCTGCGCGCGCGGGCGGCGGCCGCGGTGGCGAGCACGGGTTCGCCGCTCGCGGCCCGCGCGTTCGCGGAGAACACCCGACCCCATTACCCCTTTGTCCTGTGA
- a CDS encoding L-tyrosine/L-tryptophan isonitrile synthase family protein, giving the protein MSDSPADQILRLLFASRRTSGGPADLCNGKPCERCFAQHRPKVEHFMARGVPLHFVLPAFPAKSANRNKVLGPLPDLAERLSLEFLQSFCDYVRHYYEPGARITVCSDGHVFADLVGVADQDVTDYRTELELLLRAIGADAINTYGLGDAFHSGGHDEQRARLTGRYAQPVADIRARVVEDAAARSLFSGIHRFLFEDQLVRSEGRSRNSVREKTKSRAYQVIQRSDAWSSLVEEYFPEALRLSIHPQDSHSHKIGIHMMRTRDNWLTPWHGVALDDGEGIRLVKRHEAEQLGATLVRRRNRPSHFIAPHVMTSRSPLLVEEAV; this is encoded by the coding sequence ATGTCCGACTCGCCGGCGGACCAGATACTCCGCCTGCTCTTCGCCTCCCGACGTACCTCGGGCGGCCCCGCCGACCTGTGCAACGGCAAGCCGTGCGAGCGGTGCTTCGCACAGCATCGGCCGAAGGTCGAGCACTTCATGGCGCGGGGCGTGCCACTGCACTTCGTGCTGCCGGCCTTCCCGGCCAAGTCCGCCAACCGGAACAAGGTGCTCGGGCCACTGCCCGACCTGGCCGAGCGGCTGTCGCTGGAGTTTCTCCAGTCGTTCTGCGACTACGTCCGCCACTACTACGAGCCGGGAGCGCGCATCACGGTCTGCTCCGACGGACACGTCTTCGCCGACCTCGTGGGCGTGGCCGACCAGGACGTGACGGACTACCGCACCGAACTGGAGCTGCTGCTCCGGGCGATCGGCGCGGACGCCATCAACACCTACGGACTCGGCGACGCCTTCCACAGCGGCGGCCACGACGAGCAGCGGGCCCGGCTGACCGGGCGCTACGCCCAGCCCGTGGCGGACATCCGGGCCCGGGTCGTGGAGGACGCCGCCGCCCGGTCCCTGTTCTCCGGCATCCACCGCTTCCTCTTCGAGGACCAGCTGGTCCGCAGCGAGGGCCGCAGCCGCAACAGCGTCCGCGAAAAGACCAAGTCCCGGGCCTACCAGGTGATCCAGCGCAGCGACGCCTGGAGCAGCCTGGTCGAGGAGTACTTCCCGGAGGCGCTGCGCCTGTCGATCCATCCGCAGGACAGCCACTCCCACAAGATCGGCATCCACATGATGCGCACCCGGGACAACTGGCTCACCCCCTGGCACGGCGTCGCCCTCGACGACGGTGAGGGGATCCGCCTGGTCAAGCGGCACGAAGCCGAGCAACTCGGCGCGACCCTCGTCCGGCGCCGGAACCGACCCAGTCACTTCATCGCTCCGCACGTCATGACCTCGCGGAGCCCGCTGCTCGTCGAGGAGGCCGTGTGA